In Sphaeramia orbicularis chromosome 14, fSphaOr1.1, whole genome shotgun sequence, the following are encoded in one genomic region:
- the LOC115432656 gene encoding odorant receptor 131-2-like: protein MSGIQTNTTVGPQYRGLLEIALSAAPISLPCFVFLYINGVMLFTLRSKPVLRETCRYILLYNLLFADDLILTLSQLLYFLSIRIRLTYPVCGVLIMFSHLFSDISPLTLVVMSLERYVAVCYPLRHSTVVTSRNTAVAITVIWAFSSLNVLARLVLLLHFPFENLQTLQMTARCTPQAMFLNPVSEQYDQVYTYFLFVSAGVTVIASFIGVTIAATSASTDKASAHKARKTLLLHLFQLGLSLLSTLYTPLFIAISAVVERIRALRIQIALYVVVVMLPRCLSALIYGIRDNTIRPILMYYLCCQRKFSVVLKEAEVST, encoded by the coding sequence AACTGTTGGACCACAGTACAGAGGATTACTGGAAATTGCATTGTCTGCTGCTCCTATTAGTCTGCCATGTTTTGTCTTTCTTTACATTAATGGGGTCATGCTCTTCACACTGAGGAGTAAACCAGTGTTACGCGAGACCTGTCGTTACATTCTTTTGTATAATCTCCTTTTTGCAGACGATTTAATCCTCACACTGAGTCAGTTATTATATTTTCTGTCTATCAGAATCAGGCTGACTTATCCTGTGTGTGGTGTTCTCATCATGTTTTCCCATCTCTTCAGTGACATCTCTCCTCTAACACTAGTGGTGATGTCTTTAGAGAGATATGTAGCTGTTTGCTACCCACTGAGACACTCTACTGTTGTCACCAGTAGAAATACAGCGGTTGCTATTACTGTGATTTGGGCCTTCAGTTCATTAAATGTTCTTGCTCGACTTGTTTTACTGTTACATTTTCCGTTTGAAAACCTGCAGACTCTGCAGATGACAGCCAGGTGCACTCCTCAAGCTATGTTTCTCAATCCAGTGTCTGAACAATATGACCAAGTCTACacttattttctgtttgtatCAGCTGGTGTTACAGTCATTGCTTCTTTTATTGGTGTAACAATAGCAGCCACGTCAGCCTCCACAGACAAAGCTTCAGCCCATAAGGCTCGTAAAACTCTGCTTCTACATCTGTTTCAGCTCGGCCTCAGTCTCCTCTCAACCCTATACACTCCATTGTTCATAGCTATTTCTGCGGTTGTAGAAAGAATAAGAGCTCTGCGTATACAAATTGCTCTTTATGTTGTGGTTGTTATGCTCCCTAGATGTCTGAGTGCTCTGATCTATGGTATTAGAGACAACACCATCAGACCCATCCTCATGTATTATCTGTGCTGTCAGAGGAAGTTTTCAGTCGTCCTGAAAGAAGCTGAGGTCTCAACTTAG